From the Polaribacter huanghezhanensis genome, the window AACGGTTTAGTTTCTATGATAAAGCAAATAAAAATGTACGCAATTGCGTTACAAACAAAATAAAAAAATATCATTTTATAAAATATAAAAAAATGAACGACGTAGAATTAGAAGAAATTGGAGATAAAATTGTTCGAGTTATAAAAACTATTTACGACCCAGAAATACCCGTAGATATTTACGAATTGGGTTTGATTTATGATGTTTTTGTAAATGAAGATAATGAAGTTAAAATATTAATGACGTTAACATCACCTAATTGTCCGGTTGCCGAATCTTTACCAAGAGAAGTAGAAGAGAAAGTGGCTTCTTTAAAAGAAATTATCAAAGCAGAAGTAGAAATTACTTTTGATCCAACGTGGACACAAGAAATGATGAGTGAAGAAGCTAAGTTAGAGCTTGGAATGCTTTAATTCAGTGAACAGTTATCAGTTGATAGTTAGTAGTTAGCAAACCTTTAACCCTTTACCTTTCAACCTTAAAAAATGGCAGAAGAAATAATCAATAGAGTTGCAAGTAGCAAATTAATTACATTAGATCTTGAGGATTTTTATCCTGAAGGAAATCGTGTGGTTTTTGACATTAAAGATTGGTTGTTTAAAGAAATCATTTTAAAAGAAAAAGATTTTAGAGCTTTTGTAAACGATCATAACTGGAATCAATACCAAGGTAATTATGTTGCATTAACGTGTTCTTCTGATGCTATTATTCCTTCTTGGGCATATTTATTAATCACCACAAAACTGGCTCCTTTTGCTAAAAAAATAGTTGTTGGTAATTTAGAAACTTTAGAGACTGTTATTTTTGAAAACATAATTAATCAACTAAATATAGCTATTTTTAAAGATAAACCTGTCATTCTAAAAGGTTGTTCTAACAAACCAATTCCTGCTTCTGCATACACGCTTTTAATTCAAAAACTTCAGCCAATTGCAAAATCAATTCTATTTGGCGAAGCATGTTCTACAGTTCCATTATACAAAGCCTCAAAATAATTTTTTTTGTTCTTTAATTCGTGTTACTTTTGCAACTTAAATTATTTTAAGAACTGATGAAAAAGT encodes:
- a CDS encoding iron-sulfur cluster assembly protein is translated as MNDVELEEIGDKIVRVIKTIYDPEIPVDIYELGLIYDVFVNEDNEVKILMTLTSPNCPVAESLPREVEEKVASLKEIIKAEVEITFDPTWTQEMMSEEAKLELGML
- a CDS encoding DUF2480 family protein — translated: MAEEIINRVASSKLITLDLEDFYPEGNRVVFDIKDWLFKEIILKEKDFRAFVNDHNWNQYQGNYVALTCSSDAIIPSWAYLLITTKLAPFAKKIVVGNLETLETVIFENIINQLNIAIFKDKPVILKGCSNKPIPASAYTLLIQKLQPIAKSILFGEACSTVPLYKASK